From the genome of Chanodichthys erythropterus isolate Z2021 chromosome 17, ASM2448905v1, whole genome shotgun sequence:
TGGttaagtccaaattttctgaagaaacttGATCGCATTTCaaggtacaatttgtaagatattcgcagtaaaatatccaaaaaccactaggctagtgttatatattttgtccagctgattactaacaatatctctaatgttttcaacaaaattcccattctaaacagtgacacggggcagtgcagtcgcctgtcaatgacgtcagttaccctttgttaccgcctttactgacgtagaaaccacatgacaacagtgccgtggacaaatgcagaagtagtgtctagcgtccagcaaaccactagcttgcttcaagcagttccttatttacttcttgcacgttttatggtggattgtgttccttatttatggaacataattactgtttaccatctgccgctggttctgtcgacaaggacagctcccgtaaacgtAAGCGCACGGGCCAACCAACCGACCCAAGAAGAGTTTGGGACAAGAGGAGAGAAAGAGCGAGGATCAATATCGGTGTTGCATTTTCTAGATGGAGAGAGCTTCGCGACAAACTTCACCTAGAAAGAGATGCCGATCTCGCTTGTGTTTTACTCGACAGGTGAGTTGTTTTGATTCGTATCTTTACAGAAAATGTATGCCATTATAACGATCAACACGATTAGTATTATGGGGGATACACGCCAAACGCAGGGCATCGTGTTTCTAGACCCTCGCGAGGTAGAAGACAACAAATCCCATCATTCCACGCACCTTCTTAGCGTCATCAAACCACGCGATTGTTATTGTTTTGGTAGTTCCTGCAACCTGTACCTttaatgatgaacagatttattttgtggattagttttccaatctctttatgagctttttgaagcgtcaaagatCAAGTTGCaaagtttggaacgacataagggtgaataattaatgacagaattttcattttggggtgaactaaccctttaaacgtGCTGATGACATATGATGTCTGCGCGAACAGGGTGCACGAGGGTATGTAAAAACAAATGTTGCTAGGCAGGTAGGACATtgtattatttaaaggtgctctaagtgatcctgggcaaagtaacttcctgttgacgttcgaagtgttgtcaaacaaaacagaggctagctgtTTGCGGGGGCACCCGTACGCCactgtcctacgccttccacagacgataaatatttacaaaaatacatttagacccTTTAACATAGAATCACTATGTTATCAGGATAtgaggagactttcaaccaatataacaaaaatatttctgtagagaatcacctattgcacctttaagttataATTAACATTGACAGCAATTATGCATGTGCTAAACTGTCagatgttttaacacattttaacacTCTCCATAAGGAATTTTGCAGATTAACCAGTTTTGCTCTCCCTCCCTCAAGTGCGCAAAGAGGGAGAAATTTTTCAGAATTTCAAACTCGCTGAATTACTACGACTTCCGACTTCTTCACACACTGCAACGATGCTTTACAAACCCACTATCACCtcgaagtaaaaaataaaataaaacaaggtAATAAAATAGCTTTAAGAAAGAATCACATAACAGTGAAATATAAAggtgcaattgtgagaaattaaaaaattaaagatataaaattgcaattgcaagatataaaatcAGTCATATTACAAAATACACAGTCACATTATGATATGTAAAGTTATATTGTAAGAAATAAAATCACAATAAAGATAAATGAAGATCACTTGTgacatataaagtcacaattactcttattttattttttactctgAGGCACAAACAAACTTCAATACTGACATGGATCAGGGTTAGATATCACTGTAGAAATAATGTGAATCTTATGAAATGTTGTAatgatttaatcaaaatgaaaatggatTGCACTTAATTCATTATATCTATTGGGTAAGAGTAGTATATGActgtattacatttacatttaaaagatatttagACTTTTAAGGACAGAGGTTTGAAAAGAGCCAAAGTCAGTTTTATAATAAGCTGCTTTATTTAGGGGTTGAgcatatggaaaaaaaaatagaaaaaaataggTGGTAACAAAATATTGAGGCTAACCTTTAAGCTAATTTCTTTTTATTGCAATATCTgacatattcttttttttttacacacacatatatatatatatatatatatatatatatatatatatatatatatatatatatatatatatatttattatttacaatttacaataaacTAACACTTATAGAAGAGGATTTTTACCAGGCATTTGctgtaatatacagtatatttttttaacctGAGAAATTGATCCAAAAATACTCTTAATGTACactattatattaaaaaatttcTAATGCTTTTCAAAATAACTCTAGCATGAGAAAAGTTAGTGCATACTCAGGAACTGCTGGTGTCCATGACATTGAAGATAACCCAGCTGCCAAGCCAAAGACGGGTTAGCAGAGTCTGCATAAGTGTCCATATGGTTCTGATGACAGGTGACCCTCGTCCCATGTTGATATCCAGGTCCTCCACTGTAGTAATCGCTGCTTCGGTCCTCCCAGTGGTGACTGAAGTGTCCATGGTTCACGTGTTCCTGACTGTTGGTGGTGCAGTGGTTGTAGTGTTGAGATGGTGTAGAGTTTGATGTGTCTTGATACATCTCTGTAGAGACTGTGAGCTCTGGCTGATGGGGAATGTAGTTATCTATCGGTTCCTGGAAAGTTCCGGTCTTCCTGGACAAGGAACTGTTCTCTTCCGGCTGCCGATAGCACTCCGATTGAGTACACGGAGGTGCTTGTGGTTCTGTGGCCGAATGTGTCCGCAGATACAAAGATAGTGTTGAAATGTGGTGGATGGCACGGCGGAGCGTGGCGATCTTGGACAGGCGCTTTCCACTAAGGTCGTGTTTGAGGACCGTGCGCAATGCGTTGAAGGCCTGGTTGTAGTCCAGGATGCGCTTCCGTTCTCGGATGTTGGCGGCGACTCTCCGTGCTTTGGACCGCTTGGGCCGAGTTCGGCTCTTAACTGCTTTGACGTCCTCTGTGTCACTTGGGCCGGATGACATTGAGCGCTCTGAACGAAGCTTTCCGGGGCTTTCGTTGTCACAATCGTCATCCTGACCTAAAGGACAATCCTCCAACTCATCCTCTGAAACTTCAGATTCTGTACTGGTGCTGCCCAAACTCATCGTTGTTCACTTTTGTCTACTTCAAAATGCAAATCTCTGCTTTGGTATGAGAGATGAGAACTCTTATGGGAACTACAAACAGTTATCTTTGCAAAACATCCACATGTTGAGATCTTCTCCTCACCTACTAGTTCAGATCTGTCAGTctcagagagggagagaggggtTTTTAAACGCAATCTGTAGATGTGTCACGTGAGCCAGCTGCCTATAAGCAAAGGTGTATTCTGTGTTTACAAGTGCCCTCCAGGCAAGTGTAGACATCAGTCAACAGGTTTTGACACACCTCCTCAACACACAGGATCTGATCTTTCCAACTGTATCGTGCCGAAAATAAGGAAGGGTAACTGCAGAGTTGACAGATGCACGTAACTCTGCGGTGTGTGAAAGTTAGCCGTTTTATGCTTGGTTTTGACTCTTGCGTGACAGTTGCGTATTGATATTGGAGATATGTTTCTTCCTTATAAATATTATGGAATCACAgttcattcatattttcataaaatgcaaaaacaacTCTCAGAGtgatacattattaaaaataaaagttctttattggcataTAGTTCGcctgaagaacctttaacatccatttAAGCTTTCCAttacacaaaaggttctttatattgaaaaaaaattttCTGCATACTACTAAAATGGTTCTTCATTcattaatgaattaatgaatggttcttctatggtatcacagtaaaaaaaaaactcttttggaacctttatttttattttatagttatttGGGAGAACTATACCTTTTGGAAAAGAGGTTCAAGAAGAACAAGTTGATGGGTTTTCAGTTTCTAACCAGTAAAATCTATAAACATGTTGACAGTCTGTGTAGTTGTAAGGTTGAGCTCAAGAAAACcagaagctgctttgaaatacTTTTTGACAGTTGCAGATCTGAAAATCAAAAGGGCGGGAATAAAGAACCCTAATCCTCAACACAAATGGTTCTAAATAGAACTATGATTATAACAAGTAAAGAACCTCTACAGAAGACCATAACTATGAACGTACTGAGAAGTACAAGCCTGCAGTGTAGAATTCCCAATTCTGAACCATGGTAATTCATAATGCATAAATGACAACAGAGCAAAAGAATTTCATTGCTAGTTTTCCTCCACCTTGATCCAGATAGATTGCCTAAGCTGTGTCCTGGGTGTTGAGAGAAAAATTGGAACATTCATGACAAATTACAGCTTTATCAGATAAGCCTCTTTTACCAATTTGCCTTTACACCTTTTCTCTGCCAGAGGGATGGAAAAACACTTATCATGTGTCACATAAACTCTGTATCTCTGTATGGTCACAATTAGCTGTTGTGTATTAAGCGATTACTGGCCTTCCTGGGCTGCAGCAAGGGACAGTGTAATTTGGTTGTCTGCAAAGTCATAAATCTAATGTGTGCTTCCTACGGGGCAAGAACAGACAGTAGCCACCTCACTTCAAAGCTGGGGAAAAGGAACACAGATATTTTACAATTATTACCTGTGATGACTGTAAGTTAAGGGCTTCAGAGCTGTTGCCCTTTTTtcctcactcacactcacaaacAGCTTGTGTATCCCCTACTTGAACTCTCAGGTTTGTTCTGTTTGTACTAAAAGTggacaatattgtgaaattttaacCTCCTTCTATCTTTTGTGTGAGAAAGAAATGGCAGTATTTTTCCAACCACCAAGTCGTAATGTGGTCTTGTCTCTATTACTGTAATAGTCAAGAGACACTATAGGTTTCGCAACACATTTTGCTTCAAGACCAAtgctgcatcccaattcgcctacttatactacgtcctaaaagtatgtactgttttagTAAAGAAAAATTAGgctacatacttttgagtgtgtagcagaagagtatgcaagctttgggacatactaccttgtctttaacggacgttctgtcgcttagttaagcaacctgtaactgtttaaactactctgtcaatcatcttgtcacagttaaaatccttcattcaattaaatttaatttcgtACTGTTTCGGAGAGAGATATTGTCGTACGTTGATCTGcaagtcatgggtctttcatgcaaaaattctcctcatctttgcataatgatgcatttaaaagttaatgatcaaacgcatcgttataaaagttcacaatactgttgcagatgaaatataatgtggataacatttaataaatat
Proteins encoded in this window:
- the LOC137004101 gene encoding class A basic helix-loop-helix protein 9-like; this encodes MSLGSTSTESEVSEDELEDCPLGQDDDCDNESPGKLRSERSMSSGPSDTEDVKAVKSRTRPKRSKARRVAANIRERKRILDYNQAFNALRTVLKHDLSGKRLSKIATLRRAIHHISTLSLYLRTHSATEPQAPPCTQSECYRQPEENSSLSRKTGTFQEPIDNYIPHQPELTVSTEMYQDTSNSTPSQHYNHCTTNSQEHVNHGHFSHHWEDRSSDYYSGGPGYQHGTRVTCHQNHMDTYADSANPSLAWQLGYLQCHGHQQFLSMH